Proteins from a single region of Procambarus clarkii isolate CNS0578487 chromosome 62, FALCON_Pclarkii_2.0, whole genome shotgun sequence:
- the LOC138354384 gene encoding aggrecan core protein-like has protein sequence MLVPELHEMGYEERLKELNLTTLEKKRERGDMIAAYKILWGIDSDTESLPLVAGDTESLPLVAGDTESLPLVAGDTESLPLVAGDTESLPLVAGDTESLPLVAGDTESLPLVAGDTESLPLVAGDTESLPLVAGDTESLPLVAGDTESLPLVAGDTESLPLVAGDTESLPLVAGDTESLPWVAGDTESLPLVAGDTESLPLVAGDTESLPLVAGDTESLPLVAGDTESLPLVAGDTESLPLVAGDTESLPLVAGDTESLPLVAGDTESLPLVAGDTESLPLVAGDTESLPLVAGDTESLPWVAGDTESLPWVAGDTESLPWVAGDTESLPWVAGDTESLPWVAGDTESLPWVAGDTESLPWVARDTESLPWVARDTESLPWVAGDTESLPWVAGDTESLPWVAGDTESLPWVAGDTESLPWVAGDTESLPWVAGDTESLPWVAGDTESLPWVAGDTESLPWVAGDTESLPWVAGDTESLPWVAGDTESLPWVAGDTESLPWVAGDTESLPWVAGDTESLPWVPGDTESLPWVPGDTESLPWVPGDTESLPWVPGDTESLPWVPGDTESLPRVPGDTESLPRVPGDTESLPRVPGDTESLPRVPGDTESLPRVPGDTESLPRVPGDTESLPRVPGDTESLPRVPGDTESLPRVPGDTESLPRVPGDTESLPRVPGDTESLPRVPGDTESLPRVPGDTESLPRVPGDTESLPRVPGDTESLPRVPGDTESLPRVPGDTESLPRVPGDTESLPRVPGDTESLPRVPGDTESLPRVPGDTESLPRVPGDTESLPRVPGDTESLPRVPGDTESLPRVPGDTESLPRVPGDTESLPRVPGDTESLPRVPGDTESLPRVPGDTESLPRVPGDTESLPRVPGDTESLPRVPGDTESLPRVPGDTESLPRVPGDTESLPRVPGDTESLPRVPGDTESLPRVPGDTESLPRVPGDTESLPRVPGDTESLPRVPGDTESLPRVPGDTESLPRVPGDTESLPRVPGDTESLPRVPGDTESLPRVPGDTESLPRVPGDTESLPRVPELKDNVHHITIYTALPSTYVRPLLQYAEQSGNGHEVVTVSTPPQANINDPANN, from the exons ATGCTCGTCCCGGAGTTGCAcgagatgggatatgaagaacgactgaaggaactgaatctgACAACGTTAGAAaaaaagagggagaggggagatatgatagcagcatacaaaatactttGGGGGATTGACA GTGACACGGAGAGCCTGCCATTGGTGGCAGGTGACACGGAGAGCCTGCCATTGGTGGCAGGTGACACGGAGAGCCTGCCATTGGTGGCAGGTGACACGGAGAGCCTGCCATTGGTGGCAGGTGACACGGAGAGCCTGCCATTGGTGGCAGGTGACACGGAGAGCCTGCCATTGGTGGCAGGTGACACGGAGAGCCTGCCATTGGTGGCAGGTGACACGGAGAGCCTGCCATTGGTGGCAGGTGACACGGAGAGCCTGCCATTGGTGGCAGGTGACACGGAGAGCCTGCCATTGGTGGCAGGTGACACGGAGAGCCTGCCATTGGTGGCAGGTGACACGGAGAGCCTGCCATTGGTGGCAGGTGACACGGAGAGCCTGCCATTGGTGGCAGGTGACACGGAGAGCCTGCCATGGGTGGCAG GTGACACGGAGAGCCTGCCATTGGTGGCAGGTGACACGGAGAGCCTGCCATTGGTGGCAGGTGACACGGAGAGCCTGCCATTGGTGGCAGGTGACACGGAGAGCCTGCCATTGGTGGCAGGTGACACGGAGAGCCTGCCATTGGTGGCAGGTGACACGGAGAGCCTGCCATTGGTGGCAGGTGACACGGAGAGCCTGCCATTGGTGGCAGGTGACACGGAGAGCCTGCCATTGGTGGCAGGTGACACGGAGAGCCTGCCATTGGTGGCAGGTGACACGGAGAGCCTGCCATTGGTGGCAGGTGACACGGAGAGCCTGCCATTGGTGGCAGGTGACACGGAGAGCCTGCCATGGGTGGCAGGTGACACGGAGAGCCTGCCATGGGTGGCAGGTGACACGGAGAGCCTGCCATGGGTGGCAGGTGACACGGAGAGCCTGCCATGGGTGGCAGGTGACACGGAGAGCCTGCCATGGGTGGCAGGTGACACGGAGAGCCTGCCATGGGTGGCAGGTGACACGGAGAGCCTGCCATGGGTGGCACGTGACACGGAGAGCCTGCCATGGGTGGCACGTGACACGGAGAGCCTGCCATGGGTGGCAGGTGACACGGAGAGCCTGCCATGGGTGGCAGGTGACACGGAGAGCCTGCCATGGGTGGCAGGTGACACGGAGAGCCTGCCATGGGTGGCAGGTGACACGGAGAGCCTGCCATGGGTGGCAGGTGACACGGAGAGCCTGCCATGGGTGGCAGGAGACACGGAGAGCCTGCCATGGGTGGCAGGTGACACGGAGAGCCTGCCATGGGTGGCAGGTGACACGGAGAGCCTGCCATGGGTGGCAGGTGACACGGAGAGCCTGCCATGGGTGGCAGGTGACACGGAGAGCCTGCCATGGGTGGCAGGTGACACGGAGAGCCTGCCATGGGTGGCAGGTGACACGGAGAGCCTGCCATGGGTGGCAGGTGACACGGAGAGCCTGCCATGGGTGGCAGGTGACACGGAGAGCCTGCCATGGGTGCCAGGTGACACGGAGAGCCTGCCATGGGTGCCAGGTGACACGGAGAGCCTGCCATGGGTGCCAGGTGACACGGAGAGCCTGCCATGGGTGCCAGGTGACACGGAGAGCCTGCCATGGGTGCCAGGTGACACGGAGAGCCTGCCAAGGGTGCCAGGTGACACGGAGAGCCTGCCAAGGGTGCCAGGTGACACGGAGAGCCTGCCAAGGGTGCCAGGTGACACGGAGAGCCTGCCAAGGGTGCCAGGTGACACGGAGAGCCTGCCAAGGGTGCCAGGTGACACGGAGAGCCTGCCAAGGGTGCCAGGTGACACGGAGAGCCTGCCAAGGGTGCCAGGTGACACGGAGAGCCTGCCAAGGGTGCCAGGTGACACGGAGAGCCTGCCAAGGGTGCCAGGTGACACGGAGAGCCTGCCAAGGGTGCCAGGTGACACGGAGAGCCTGCCAAGGGTGCCAGGTGACACGGAGAGCCTGCCAAGGGTGCCAGGTGACACGGAGAGCCTGCCAAGGGTGCCAGGTGACACGGAGAGCCTGCCAAGGGTGCCAGGTGACACGGAGAGCCTGCCAAGGGTGCCAGGTGACACGGAGAGCCTGCCAAGGGTGCCAGGTGACACGGAGAGCCTGCCAAGGGTGCCAGGTGACACGGAGAGCCTGCCAAGGGTGCCAGGTGACACGGAGAGCCTGCCAAGGGTGCCAGGTGACACGGAGAGCCTGCCAAGGGTGCCAGGTGACACGGAGAGCCTGCCAAGGGTGCCAGGTGACACGGAGAGCCTGCCAAGGGTGCCAGGTGACACGGAGAGCCTGCCAAGGGTGCCAGGTGACACGGAGAGCCTGCCAAGGGTGCCAGGTGACACGGAGAGCCTGCCAAGGGTGCCAGGTGACACGGAGAGCCTGCCAAGGGTGCCAGGTGACACGGAGAGCCTGCCAAGGGTGCCAGGTGACACGGAGAGCCTGCCAAGGGTGCCAGGTGACACGGAGAGCCTGCCAAGGGTGCCAGGTGACACGGAGAGCCTGCCAAGGGTGCCAGGTGACACGGAGAGCCTGCCAAGGGTGCCAGGTGACACGGAGAGCCTGCCAAGGGTGCCAGGTGACACGGAGAGCCTGCCAAGGGTGCCAGGTGACACGGAGAGCCTGCCAAGGGTGCCAGGTGACACGGAGAGCCTGCCAAGGGTGCCAGGTGACACGGAGAGCCTGCCAAGGGTGCCAGGTGACACGGAGAGCCTGCCAAGGGTGCCAGGTGACACGGAGAGCCTGCCAAGGGTGCCAGGTGACACGGAGAGCCTGCCAAGGGTGCCAGGTGACACGGAGAGCCTGCCAAGGGTGCCAGGTGACACGGAGAGCCTGCCAAGGGTGCCAGGTGACACGGAGAGCCTGCCAAGGGTGCCAGGTGACACGGAGAGCCTGCCAAGGGTGCCAGGTGACACGGAGAGCCTGCCAAGGGTGCCAGGTGACACGGAGAGCCTGCCAAGGGTGCCAGGTGACACGGAGAGCCTGCCAAGGGTGCCAGGTGACACGGAGAGCCTGCCAAGGGTGCCag AACTCAAAGACAACGTTCATCACATCACTATATACACAGCGCTTCCATCTACGTATGTTAGACCATTGCTACAATATGCAGAGCAGTCTGGCAACGGTCACGAGGTTGTCA